In Leptodesmis sichuanensis A121, the following are encoded in one genomic region:
- a CDS encoding transposase — MRKSGKATYGLDWFYNGSENRTQKGLEISVIAIIDVDAHQGYSLSVQQTPATLAKRKAKVQNQHQWITWAMIEQTQQMLEQLPIKPMAEAEVNNATAEPTRMDYYLKHLQDSYAYLPAGLKYWAVDGFYSKKKFVDGVVGLNLQVISKLRTDADMRYLYTGVQKPRGAKRKYDGKVDLRDLSRLSHVTQLEPGLDLYTSIVWHVSLKRQIRIAAVVDTRKPGKTGYALLFSTDVDLDAEHILDYYKARFQIEFIFRDAKQFTGLCDAQTRQSQTLDFHFNASLSALNLAKYEDQLRSSQDNPRPALSTFSMASYKRVAFNDHLLERFISMLDLNPTLIKSHPNYETLRSYGIIAF, encoded by the coding sequence ATCCGCAAAAGTGGCAAAGCGACCTACGGGTTGGATTGGTTTTACAACGGCAGTGAGAACCGGACTCAAAAGGGCTTAGAGATTTCGGTGATTGCGATCATCGATGTTGATGCCCATCAAGGCTACAGTTTGTCGGTGCAACAAACTCCGGCAACTCTGGCAAAGCGCAAGGCAAAAGTGCAAAACCAGCACCAGTGGATTACGTGGGCCATGATTGAGCAGACCCAGCAGATGCTTGAGCAGTTGCCAATCAAGCCGATGGCTGAGGCAGAAGTGAACAATGCGACCGCCGAACCGACTCGGATGGATTATTACCTCAAGCACCTCCAGGACAGCTATGCTTATTTACCTGCTGGACTCAAGTATTGGGCCGTCGATGGATTCTATAGCAAGAAGAAGTTTGTGGACGGGGTCGTTGGCTTGAATCTCCAAGTGATTAGCAAACTTCGCACTGATGCCGATATGCGTTACCTGTATACCGGAGTGCAAAAGCCGCGTGGGGCCAAGCGCAAGTACGATGGCAAAGTTGATTTGCGGGATTTAAGTCGGTTGTCTCATGTCACTCAACTCGAACCGGGTCTAGACCTTTACACCAGCATTGTTTGGCATGTCTCACTCAAACGTCAAATTCGCATCGCCGCTGTGGTCGATACTCGTAAACCAGGCAAAACTGGCTATGCACTGCTGTTCTCGACTGACGTTGACCTCGATGCCGAGCACATCCTCGACTATTACAAAGCCAGGTTTCAAATTGAATTTATTTTTAGGGACGCAAAACAATTTACTGGGCTGTGTGACGCTCAAACTCGCCAGTCTCAAACCCTCGACTTCCACTTCAATGCGTCTTTGAGCGCTCTGAATCTGGCCAAATACGAAGACCAACTGCGCTCTAGCCAAGACAATCCAAGGCCCGCTTTATCTACCTTTTCAATGGCAAGTTACAAGCGCGTTGCCTTCAACGACCATTTACTGGAGCGATTTATTTCAATGTTAGACTTGAACCCAACTTTGATTAAATCCCATCCCAACTATGAAACCCTCCGTTCCTACGGCATCATAGCCTTCTAA
- a CDS encoding alpha-2-macroglobulin family protein has product MRRGDRCILPILFLLGILIAVGFSGCSIARITPGSDRFAEVAALPAPKLPDWIEEISPIGDTKPQAQIRIRFKEPLIPVESLEDPNRQQVLQKFEIVPPLKGQFRFLTPRMVGFQADAATPLATRVRVTLKKGLADLKNHQLDQDLAWTFQTDRLKLTNLPTSYSADSPKTATDPIETKPILKVYSNVELDQASLRDHARLTPEGKQTTIALAVALEKQPEFLEPDSPSPEERFDPSQRSWVYTLEPQRQLDKATKYNLEFTPGLRPLQGNLPSEEAFASRLETYSPLAYQNLKWVGQPDAGGNVGRFVNGSPQLEFNNPIQVESATANISISPEPKNKDVPLVRAYEGDRVVNLNPWALEPATKYTITVGADLKDKFGQTLGKPTTVEYQTGDVAPDLWAPSDLHIFPSSIGGDRTSALQLNISTVNLPSYKSAFASVQPTDLVYTSSAYPQGNGNDLLPNPSQWKTTQVNQQQNQTVETAIPLAQLLKGPTGMLAYGVQARTNSYQENGKQQWREPTYYGLVQLTNLGVFAQWFPESGLVRVHHLADGSPVANASIQVYKSRLDAKERPTPTPCATGKTNQAGLLTLTGAQFQGCRAPGSENPPPLLVIAQEGKDWAFTRTLEYSGAYEYGIDAGWESGKPISRGTIFSDRQLYQPGETAYLTGVAYYLQAGTLKQDKNAKYSLTLEGPNGQKKDLGSQTTNAFGTFSLEVPFAKNQPLGYYTVRAKGADGKELTGEVRVAEFKPPNFKVELTLKGSAEGLGIRHQELGRRAGRAGQGAVETLPVALPDQTVKSTVQSRYLFGSPVQGGKVNYGVTRQRVEFTPQGWEGYTFGRRWFWPEEAPEVGSDVLEATQMLSAEGQATQSIKVDQNLPYTMAYQVDAQVSDVSNLAVSDSKTFLALPSDRLIGLKTNFVADAGKEFLVQVIVTDPGGNPIPDQPLRLELQQMNYSQITRVVEGSRTPQNQVEYKTVATQETESGTEAKSVPLTPPASGAYRIRATLAGQEATATDLQIWATGDTPTFWGNRYRNNRLELKLDKSHYRPGEMATVLLQSPFPEAELYFAVVRHDTLYQTVTKVTGSAPQVQFQVTAEMMPNAAVEAILVRQGKPLEQETPGSLDSLVRIGLAPFATDVNEHYLKVELTPATGSPESTPATPGSEQTVNLTLKDQQDNPVKGQFTIMVVNEAVLQLTGYRPPDLVNLVFAEQPISTRLSDNRPDVVLQPIGSPLQKGWGYGGGLSSGAANTRIRTNFKPIAYYNGAVLTDSKGTAKVSFKLPDDLTTWRVMAVATDGSFNFGHGDTTFVTSQPLVTNPLLPQFARPGDRFQAGVSVTNNTVPNGNLSVAGSVTGSLQFDNSSGNQQAYMSAGTSAYRFPVKANNPGAAKVQFKTELNGVTDALEVPLEVKPLTITEQVVESGSTPDQVTIPVNVDSKVANDAGGLDLSLASSLMPQLAAPAQQVLDEQDLPFLEPAASQLSIAANLQTLSQTYGQTFSNFNPAQQATQALDRLQKLQKPDGGFAAYPGAKKSDPFLTAYAAEAIAQGNSQFSVLSSELSDITQNSKLKTQNLNLPPLKNYLSKLLANPAQYDFCKEALCKNQVRLHTLIALAALGDQRTEFLPDIYAQRQQLDPIDQIKLARYLSQFPDWQAEAKGMAAKLQETVSETGRTARVNLPESWRWLSSATATQAEAVRLAIVQKARPETIDKLVKGLLDQRRNGTWPSTYDNAAALTALVEYSKLQPTPPNFTASAQLGDKSLATAQFQGYQKASETVSVPMADLPRGNSNLILKKSGNGLLHYLVAYRYRLQGNQPGRLNGLRVTRTIRPANEEKVLYTTGLYAVNALKLPVGQVYDIGLEIITDRPVDHVIITDPLPAGLEAVDSSFQTSSPYFQARGDSWQLGYQTIYKDRIVAFGDKLNPGVYSLHYLARSVTPGTFIYPGAEARLQYAPEEFGRSASTVLEVAEK; this is encoded by the coding sequence ATGAGAAGGGGCGATCGCTGCATTCTGCCCATTTTGTTTCTGTTGGGAATTCTGATTGCTGTTGGTTTTTCCGGCTGTAGCATCGCCAGAATTACGCCAGGGTCAGACCGATTTGCGGAAGTGGCGGCTTTACCCGCGCCCAAACTCCCGGATTGGATTGAGGAAATCAGTCCGATCGGGGATACCAAACCCCAGGCGCAGATCCGGATCCGCTTCAAAGAACCCTTGATTCCGGTGGAGAGTCTGGAGGATCCGAATCGCCAGCAAGTGTTACAGAAGTTTGAAATTGTGCCTCCGTTGAAAGGGCAGTTCCGCTTTCTGACTCCCCGCATGGTGGGATTTCAGGCGGATGCAGCGACTCCCCTGGCCACACGAGTCCGAGTCACCTTGAAAAAGGGACTGGCGGATCTGAAGAATCATCAATTGGATCAAGATCTGGCCTGGACTTTTCAAACCGATCGCCTCAAACTCACCAACCTGCCCACCTCCTATTCTGCTGACAGTCCCAAAACCGCTACGGATCCCATTGAGACGAAGCCCATCTTAAAGGTTTATTCCAACGTCGAACTGGATCAGGCTTCCCTGCGGGATCATGCCCGGTTAACGCCAGAGGGCAAACAGACCACGATCGCTCTGGCAGTCGCCCTGGAGAAACAGCCTGAGTTCCTGGAGCCAGACTCCCCCAGTCCAGAAGAACGATTTGATCCCTCGCAACGCAGTTGGGTTTATACCCTGGAACCGCAGCGGCAACTGGACAAAGCAACGAAATACAATCTGGAATTCACACCGGGATTACGACCTTTGCAGGGAAATTTGCCCAGTGAGGAAGCATTCGCCAGTCGGCTAGAAACCTACTCTCCTCTGGCCTACCAGAATTTGAAATGGGTAGGACAGCCAGATGCGGGAGGAAATGTGGGACGGTTCGTCAATGGCTCACCCCAACTGGAGTTCAACAATCCGATTCAGGTGGAATCCGCTACCGCTAATATTTCCATCAGCCCGGAGCCAAAGAATAAAGATGTGCCACTGGTACGGGCCTATGAAGGCGATCGCGTCGTCAACCTGAATCCCTGGGCTTTGGAACCTGCCACCAAATACACGATAACCGTAGGAGCCGACTTAAAAGACAAGTTTGGTCAAACCCTGGGTAAACCGACCACCGTGGAGTATCAAACCGGAGATGTGGCTCCCGATCTCTGGGCACCGTCTGACCTGCATATCTTTCCATCTAGCATCGGGGGCGATCGCACTTCGGCACTGCAATTGAATATCTCCACGGTCAACCTACCGAGTTACAAATCTGCGTTTGCCAGCGTCCAACCCACCGATCTGGTCTATACCAGTTCCGCCTATCCCCAGGGCAATGGCAATGACTTGCTGCCCAACCCGTCCCAGTGGAAAACGACTCAGGTAAACCAGCAGCAGAATCAGACCGTGGAAACGGCCATTCCTTTAGCCCAATTATTGAAGGGGCCAACCGGAATGCTGGCCTATGGCGTACAGGCCCGCACCAATTCCTATCAGGAAAATGGCAAGCAACAGTGGCGAGAACCCACCTACTACGGACTGGTGCAGTTGACTAATCTGGGAGTATTTGCTCAATGGTTTCCCGAATCGGGGCTGGTGCGAGTGCATCACTTGGCCGATGGCTCCCCGGTTGCCAATGCCTCAATTCAGGTCTACAAATCGCGGTTAGATGCCAAAGAGCGACCCACCCCAACTCCCTGCGCTACTGGGAAAACTAATCAAGCGGGATTGCTCACCCTGACGGGAGCGCAGTTTCAAGGCTGTCGGGCACCCGGATCGGAGAATCCCCCACCCCTGCTGGTGATTGCCCAGGAAGGAAAAGATTGGGCCTTTACCCGCACCCTGGAATACAGTGGAGCCTATGAGTACGGAATTGATGCCGGATGGGAAAGTGGCAAACCCATCTCACGGGGGACGATTTTCAGCGATCGCCAGCTTTACCAACCAGGAGAAACCGCTTACCTGACCGGAGTCGCCTATTACCTGCAGGCCGGAACCCTGAAGCAGGACAAGAACGCCAAGTATAGCCTCACCCTAGAAGGGCCGAATGGTCAGAAAAAAGATCTGGGTAGTCAGACGACCAACGCCTTTGGCACCTTTTCACTGGAGGTTCCTTTTGCCAAAAACCAACCCCTGGGCTATTACACGGTGCGGGCAAAAGGGGCGGATGGCAAAGAACTGACAGGAGAAGTGCGGGTGGCTGAATTTAAGCCGCCGAATTTTAAGGTAGAACTGACGTTGAAGGGATCGGCTGAGGGATTAGGCATCAGGCATCAGGAATTAGGGCGTAGAGCTGGGAGAGCAGGGCAAGGTGCGGTGGAGACGCTGCCAGTGGCCTTGCCGGATCAAACGGTAAAAAGTACGGTGCAAAGTCGGTATCTGTTTGGCTCGCCAGTGCAAGGGGGCAAGGTGAATTATGGGGTGACTCGGCAACGGGTTGAGTTCACGCCGCAGGGATGGGAGGGGTACACTTTTGGTCGCCGCTGGTTTTGGCCGGAAGAAGCACCGGAGGTGGGCAGTGATGTTCTTGAAGCTACTCAGATGTTGAGTGCGGAGGGGCAGGCTACGCAAAGTATTAAGGTGGATCAGAATCTGCCCTATACCATGGCTTATCAAGTCGATGCTCAGGTGTCGGATGTGTCGAATCTGGCCGTATCGGATTCCAAAACGTTCCTGGCGTTGCCGAGCGATCGCTTGATTGGTTTGAAAACGAACTTTGTGGCGGATGCTGGGAAGGAATTTCTCGTTCAGGTGATTGTCACCGATCCCGGTGGCAACCCTATTCCGGATCAACCGCTGCGCCTGGAATTGCAGCAGATGAACTACAGCCAGATCACCCGTGTGGTGGAAGGCAGCCGCACGCCGCAGAATCAGGTGGAATATAAAACTGTGGCCACCCAGGAGACGGAATCGGGGACGGAAGCGAAATCAGTGCCGTTAACGCCGCCCGCCTCTGGTGCCTACCGCATACGAGCCACATTGGCTGGCCAGGAAGCTACAGCCACTGATCTGCAAATTTGGGCCACCGGAGATACTCCCACCTTTTGGGGCAACCGCTATCGCAATAACCGCCTGGAACTGAAGTTGGACAAATCCCACTATCGTCCTGGGGAAATGGCCACCGTGCTGCTGCAATCGCCGTTCCCGGAAGCAGAACTCTACTTTGCGGTCGTGCGTCATGACACGCTGTATCAGACTGTCACGAAAGTCACAGGTAGTGCGCCCCAAGTTCAATTTCAGGTGACGGCGGAGATGATGCCAAATGCCGCAGTGGAAGCAATTCTCGTCCGCCAGGGCAAACCTCTGGAGCAGGAAACACCAGGCAGTTTGGATAGTCTGGTACGCATTGGGCTGGCTCCCTTTGCGACCGATGTGAATGAACACTACCTGAAAGTGGAACTTACTCCTGCTACCGGATCTCCGGAGTCTACTCCAGCAACACCTGGAAGTGAACAAACCGTTAATCTGACCCTGAAAGACCAGCAGGATAATCCCGTGAAAGGCCAGTTCACGATCATGGTGGTGAATGAAGCGGTGTTGCAACTGACTGGCTACCGTCCACCCGACCTGGTGAACCTGGTGTTTGCAGAACAACCCATTTCCACCCGGTTGAGCGATAACCGTCCCGATGTGGTGTTACAGCCGATCGGCTCTCCTTTGCAAAAAGGCTGGGGCTATGGGGGAGGACTGTCCAGTGGAGCCGCCAATACCCGCATTCGTACCAACTTCAAGCCGATCGCCTACTACAACGGTGCCGTTCTTACCGATAGCAAGGGTACAGCTAAAGTCAGTTTCAAACTGCCCGATGACCTGACCACCTGGAGAGTCATGGCGGTGGCCACGGATGGCAGTTTCAACTTCGGCCATGGCGATACTACCTTTGTCACCAGTCAGCCCCTGGTCACCAATCCCCTGCTGCCCCAGTTTGCCCGACCGGGCGATCGCTTCCAGGCGGGAGTCTCCGTTACCAACAATACGGTGCCGAACGGTAATCTCTCTGTTGCCGGCTCTGTTACTGGTTCGCTCCAATTTGATAACTCTTCTGGAAATCAACAAGCCTACATGAGTGCAGGTACCAGCGCTTATCGGTTCCCAGTCAAAGCCAACAATCCAGGAGCAGCCAAAGTGCAGTTCAAAACGGAACTGAACGGAGTCACGGATGCATTAGAGGTGCCATTAGAAGTGAAACCGCTCACGATTACGGAACAGGTCGTAGAATCTGGCTCTACTCCGGATCAGGTTACAATTCCCGTAAATGTGGATTCCAAAGTCGCTAACGATGCTGGAGGACTGGATCTTTCCCTGGCCAGCAGCCTGATGCCCCAACTTGCCGCTCCTGCCCAACAGGTGCTGGATGAACAGGATTTGCCTTTCCTGGAACCCGCCGCCAGCCAACTTAGCATCGCGGCCAATTTACAAACCCTCTCCCAAACCTACGGGCAAACCTTCTCCAACTTCAATCCGGCTCAACAGGCCACCCAAGCCCTCGATCGCCTGCAAAAATTGCAGAAACCGGATGGCGGATTTGCGGCCTACCCAGGAGCGAAAAAATCGGATCCGTTCTTGACTGCTTATGCGGCGGAAGCAATTGCCCAAGGAAATTCTCAGTTCTCAGTTTTAAGTTCTGAATTATCCGATATAACTCAAAATTCAAAACTCAAAACTCAAAACTTAAACCTCCCTCCTTTAAAGAATTACCTCAGCAAATTGCTTGCCAATCCGGCCCAGTACGACTTCTGTAAAGAAGCGCTGTGCAAAAATCAGGTGCGGTTGCATACGTTGATCGCGCTGGCAGCATTGGGGGATCAGCGGACGGAATTTTTGCCGGATATTTACGCTCAACGGCAGCAGCTTGACCCGATCGACCAGATAAAGCTGGCTCGCTATTTATCTCAATTTCCCGATTGGCAGGCAGAAGCGAAAGGGATGGCTGCCAAATTACAAGAAACCGTGTCGGAAACGGGACGCACGGCCAGGGTGAACTTGCCAGAAAGCTGGCGCTGGTTGAGTTCGGCAACGGCAACTCAGGCGGAAGCAGTGCGATTGGCGATCGTGCAAAAAGCCCGTCCTGAAACGATCGACAAACTGGTCAAGGGACTGCTAGATCAGCGACGGAACGGCACCTGGCCCAGCACCTATGACAATGCCGCCGCGTTGACGGCACTGGTGGAGTACAGCAAACTGCAACCCACTCCGCCCAATTTCACAGCCAGTGCGCAACTGGGGGATAAATCTCTGGCGACGGCTCAATTTCAGGGCTACCAGAAAGCCAGTGAAACGGTCAGCGTGCCCATGGCAGATTTACCTCGCGGGAATTCCAATCTAATCTTGAAGAAATCCGGCAATGGGCTGCTGCACTACCTGGTAGCCTACCGCTATCGACTACAGGGCAATCAACCCGGACGGCTGAATGGTCTACGGGTGACTCGCACGATTCGTCCCGCCAATGAAGAAAAAGTTCTTTATACCACTGGCCTCTACGCCGTGAATGCCCTGAAACTTCCTGTGGGTCAGGTTTATGACATTGGCCTGGAAATCATTACCGATCGTCCCGTAGATCATGTAATCATTACCGATCCCTTACCTGCGGGATTAGAAGCCGTCGATAGTAGCTTCCAGACCTCCAGTCCTTACTTCCAGGCCAGAGGCGATAGCTGGCAACTGGGCTATCAAACCATTTACAAAGATCGGATTGTTGCCTTTGGAGACAAATTAAATCCTGGGGTATATTCCCTACATTATCTGGCCCGTTCTGTAACTCCCGGTACCTTCATCTATCCCGGTGCCGAAGCGAGGTTGCAATATGCTCCGGAGGAATTTGGACGATCGGCCTCGACGGTATTGGAGGTGGCGGAGAAGTAA
- a CDS encoding type II toxin-antitoxin system ParD family antitoxin codes for MIYIPIQESVRTLLDSSSYTTFDNNSRQIASGKYTSLDEMMLAGLRILAEQEQIYQGRFEELRRELLLGMLEAEQGELLDAASEIEAIRQRLRQRHSGA; via the coding sequence TTGATTTACATCCCGATTCAGGAGTCAGTCAGGACGCTGCTTGATTCTTCTTCATACACCACATTTGACAATAACTCTCGCCAGATTGCCAGTGGCAAGTATACTTCACTGGATGAGATGATGCTGGCGGGGTTGCGGATCCTGGCAGAGCAGGAACAGATTTATCAGGGACGCTTTGAAGAATTGCGGCGTGAGTTGTTGTTGGGGATGTTAGAAGCCGAACAAGGGGAACTTCTGGATGCGGCAAGCGAAATTGAAGCGATTCGCCAGCGGTTACGTCAACGGCATTCTGGAGCATGA
- a CDS encoding Uma2 family endonuclease, whose amino-acid sequence MSSFTPPQMTFEEYLTYDDGTGHRYEWIDGMLIEMPTKSELNAWLSLALQLYFIRAGLVKPRLTHRYNCEIEVPVLKPKQARNRFPDFVILRPEHIELTQKRLTIRLDMPAPLLVMEVVSPGQTNRNRDYEDKRDQYQARRIPEYWLLDPEQQLVRVLSLVEGVYQESQFQGSDRIVSPLFPMFELTAEQVLNPEEQGDSNGLKLLSSRF is encoded by the coding sequence ATGTCCAGCTTCACACCCCCCCAGATGACGTTTGAGGAGTACCTGACCTATGACGATGGGACAGGCCATCGGTATGAATGGATTGATGGAATGCTAATCGAGATGCCAACAAAGTCTGAGTTGAATGCATGGCTTTCCTTGGCATTGCAACTCTATTTCATCCGTGCCGGGTTAGTGAAGCCCAGACTCACCCATCGATACAACTGTGAAATTGAAGTACCCGTTTTGAAGCCAAAGCAAGCACGCAATCGGTTTCCTGATTTCGTGATCTTACGACCAGAACACATTGAATTGACCCAGAAACGATTGACGATTCGACTGGATATGCCCGCGCCGTTGCTGGTGATGGAGGTTGTTAGCCCCGGACAAACGAATCGCAACCGTGACTATGAAGACAAACGTGATCAATATCAGGCACGAAGGATTCCAGAATACTGGTTGCTAGATCCAGAACAGCAGCTTGTTAGGGTGTTATCGCTGGTTGAGGGTGTCTATCAGGAAAGCCAATTTCAGGGGAGCGATCGCATTGTTTCTCCCTTATTTCCAATGTTTGAACTGACGGCTGAACAGGTGCTGAACCCAGAGGAGCAGGGCGATTCAAATGGACTGAAACTCTTGTCCAGTCGTTTTTAG
- a CDS encoding IS256 family transposase, which translates to MTQDKLVSFKTPDEPGTFSDALTELVRNGARQIIAQAVEVELQEFLAQYQSLKDEQGRQAVVRNGYLPERSIVTGVGAVEIQVPKVRDRSGQGIKFNSLLLPPYLKRAQSVEEVLPWLYLKGVSTGDFSEALASLLGTQADGLSASTISRLKAKWTQEHQQWQQRTLSGKRYVYVWADGIYFNIRNEDDRQCILVLIGVTDTGSKELLGLEAGFRESELSWKPLLLRLQDQGLKQAPELAIGDGALGFWKALAQVFPSTRIQRCWVHKTANVLNHLPKSQQPHAKSALHQIYLAATKDEAEKAFERFIKTYAAKYPKATECLAKDRSALLAFYDFPAEHWVHLRTTNPIESTFATVRLRTDKTRGCVSQDSILSLVFKLVQSAQKRWLRIRGFKRLGEVIEGVKFKDGIRVDLHPDSGVSQDAA; encoded by the coding sequence ATGACTCAAGATAAACTGGTTTCATTCAAAACACCAGATGAGCCTGGAACATTTAGCGATGCGCTGACTGAACTGGTTCGTAACGGTGCGCGTCAAATCATTGCCCAAGCAGTTGAAGTCGAGTTGCAGGAGTTTTTAGCCCAATACCAGAGCCTCAAAGATGAGCAAGGACGACAGGCGGTCGTGCGCAATGGCTACTTGCCTGAACGAAGCATTGTGACTGGGGTTGGAGCGGTTGAAATTCAAGTTCCGAAAGTGCGAGACCGAAGCGGACAGGGGATTAAGTTTAATTCGCTGTTGTTGCCGCCGTATTTGAAGCGCGCTCAAAGTGTTGAGGAGGTGTTGCCCTGGTTGTACCTCAAAGGAGTCTCGACTGGGGATTTTTCAGAAGCTTTGGCATCGTTGCTGGGCACCCAGGCAGACGGGTTATCTGCGAGTACCATCAGCCGCCTCAAAGCGAAGTGGACTCAGGAGCACCAGCAGTGGCAACAGCGAACGCTCAGTGGCAAGCGGTATGTGTATGTTTGGGCAGATGGGATTTACTTCAACATCCGCAACGAAGATGACCGACAATGTATTTTAGTCCTGATCGGAGTGACGGATACGGGCAGCAAGGAATTGCTCGGACTCGAAGCTGGATTTCGCGAGTCCGAGTTGAGTTGGAAACCGTTGTTGTTACGCTTACAAGACCAGGGACTCAAGCAAGCACCAGAGTTGGCGATTGGAGATGGTGCATTGGGATTTTGGAAAGCCCTCGCGCAGGTATTTCCGTCCACCCGCATCCAACGTTGTTGGGTGCATAAAACGGCGAATGTCCTCAACCACTTACCTAAAAGCCAGCAACCCCACGCCAAGTCGGCTTTACATCAAATCTACCTGGCAGCCACCAAAGATGAGGCAGAAAAGGCTTTTGAGCGATTCATCAAAACCTACGCAGCCAAGTATCCTAAAGCCACGGAGTGTTTAGCCAAAGACCGATCCGCATTGTTGGCATTCTATGATTTCCCGGCTGAGCATTGGGTGCATCTGCGCACCACCAATCCAATTGAATCCACTTTTGCCACGGTGCGCTTGAGAACCGATAAAACGCGAGGCTGTGTCTCCCAGGACAGCATTCTGTCGTTGGTCTTCAAGCTTGTCCAGAGCGCTCAGAAGCGATGGTTACGGATTCGAGGCTTCAAACGATTAGGGGAGGTGATTGAAGGAGTCAAATTCAAGGATGGAATTCGCGTTGATTTACATCCCGATTCAGGAGTCAGTCAGGACGCTGCTTGA